Proteins found in one Halobaculum sp. MBLA0147 genomic segment:
- a CDS encoding RimK family alpha-L-glutamate ligase translates to METDDPATAADAVTVGVLATHTSKESKAICNAVADLGHEPVWLRTENTTVAVEDGTVTLDPDVDVVANRLLLSNVAEPAEGLGLAATLARTRPVLNEPSAVLTAVHKFATAVALAAADLPVPDAFLALAHDRLNDERHRYGDEAVYKTAIGTHGGGTWKIDADDPVNPTVGDRQAFLQELLDRDGERHSDLRVYVVGDEVVGAMRRFAPEGDWRTNVALGGDVADATADLDERVREIALRATETVGLDYAGVDLVEGYDGWSVLEVNPTAGFKGLFQACGVSPAPYVARLGIERAGGTVDDDRVARVAETLDDSRPDCLPTKPRPTTGERPVVGYIEDVAVAGTQGSTRVYAKSDTGATRSSIDTSLAGEIGAGPIKSMTRVKSGSVKQGAARPVVDIVVGIGGQRHTVTASVQDRSHMSYPLLLGRDILEHYRVDVQRRADDEADPDRDEE, encoded by the coding sequence ATGGAGACGGACGACCCTGCCACGGCCGCGGACGCGGTGACCGTCGGCGTCCTCGCGACACACACGAGCAAGGAGTCGAAGGCCATCTGTAACGCGGTCGCCGACCTGGGCCACGAGCCGGTGTGGCTCCGGACCGAGAACACGACCGTCGCGGTCGAGGACGGCACCGTCACGCTCGACCCGGACGTAGACGTGGTGGCGAACCGACTGCTGCTCTCGAACGTCGCGGAACCCGCCGAGGGACTCGGACTGGCGGCGACACTCGCCCGCACGCGGCCGGTGTTGAACGAGCCGTCGGCGGTGCTGACGGCGGTCCACAAGTTCGCGACGGCGGTCGCGCTCGCGGCGGCGGACCTCCCGGTACCCGACGCCTTCCTCGCGCTCGCCCACGACCGGCTCAACGACGAGCGCCACCGCTACGGCGACGAGGCCGTCTACAAGACCGCCATCGGCACCCACGGCGGCGGCACCTGGAAGATCGACGCCGACGACCCGGTGAACCCGACCGTCGGGGACCGACAGGCGTTCCTCCAGGAGCTGCTCGACCGCGACGGCGAGCGCCACAGCGACCTGCGCGTGTACGTCGTCGGCGACGAGGTCGTCGGCGCGATGCGACGGTTCGCACCGGAGGGTGACTGGCGGACGAACGTCGCGTTGGGTGGGGACGTGGCCGACGCCACGGCGGACCTCGACGAGCGCGTCCGCGAGATCGCGCTGCGTGCGACGGAGACGGTCGGTCTCGACTACGCCGGTGTCGACCTCGTCGAGGGGTACGACGGCTGGTCCGTGCTGGAGGTGAACCCGACGGCTGGATTCAAGGGGCTGTTCCAGGCCTGTGGTGTCTCTCCCGCCCCGTACGTCGCCCGCCTCGGGATCGAGCGCGCCGGCGGGACGGTCGACGACGACCGCGTCGCACGTGTCGCGGAGACACTCGACGACTCGCGCCCGGACTGTCTCCCGACGAAGCCTCGACCGACCACTGGGGAGCGCCCCGTCGTCGGGTACATCGAGGACGTGGCGGTCGCCGGGACACAGGGCTCGACGCGGGTGTACGCCAAGTCCGACACCGGCGCGACGCGGTCGTCCATCGACACGTCCCTGGCCGGCGAAATCGGCGCCGGGCCGATCAAGAGCATGACCCGTGTGAAGTCGGGTAGCGTCAAGCAGGGTGCGGCGCGTCCGGTGGTCGACATCGTCGTCGGGATCGGTGGCCAGCGCCACACGGTGACGGCGAGTGTCCAAGACCGCTCGCACATGAGCTACCCGTTGTTGCTGGGACGCGACATCCTCGAACACTACCGGGTCGACGTACAGCGTCGCGCCGACGACGAGGCCGACCCGGACCGCGACGAGGAGTAG
- a CDS encoding acyl-CoA dehydrogenase family protein, protein MNLSYDDGETARDLADRTQALLDDVVIPTEREVLGDGPVDDATLAELREAAREYDVYAPQVSEAHGGLGMDFRDVLPAFEVAGRSLLGAHACRVNAPDEGNVHTLELLGTDAQRERWLQPLVDGEIDSGFSMTEPLQGAGSDPKMIQTTARREGDEWVIDGHKWWTTGGGSADLLIVMARTDEEAHPYEGCSLFLVPADTDGVEIVREIPHMGGAVTGMSHAEIVYDGVRVPEENLLGRENAGFHHAQQRLGPARLTHCMRYAGLAERALDVAVAYASERRAFDGPLAEKQSLRFDVAEAHTDLHAVRTMVRDAADRIAAGEEARHRVAMAKLFAANAVQDAVDTAVQICGGNGIGKDLPLADFFQAARQFRLVDGADEVHKRVIARAAFDDPDTDELAPLTRFGEPNGD, encoded by the coding sequence GTGAACCTCTCGTACGACGACGGCGAGACTGCCCGCGACCTCGCCGACAGGACCCAGGCACTGCTCGACGACGTGGTGATCCCGACCGAGCGGGAGGTGCTCGGCGACGGGCCGGTCGACGACGCGACGCTGGCCGAGTTGCGCGAGGCGGCCCGCGAGTACGACGTGTACGCCCCGCAGGTGAGCGAGGCCCACGGCGGCCTCGGGATGGACTTCCGCGACGTACTCCCGGCGTTCGAGGTCGCCGGCCGCTCGCTGCTCGGCGCGCACGCCTGTCGCGTCAACGCCCCCGACGAGGGGAACGTCCACACCCTGGAGCTGCTCGGGACGGACGCCCAGCGGGAGCGGTGGCTCCAACCGCTCGTCGACGGGGAGATCGACTCCGGGTTCTCGATGACGGAACCTCTCCAGGGAGCGGGCTCGGACCCGAAGATGATCCAGACGACGGCTCGCCGCGAGGGCGACGAGTGGGTGATCGACGGCCACAAGTGGTGGACCACCGGCGGCGGGAGTGCGGACCTCCTGATCGTGATGGCGCGCACCGACGAGGAAGCGCACCCGTACGAGGGCTGCTCGCTGTTCCTCGTCCCGGCCGACACCGACGGGGTCGAGATCGTCCGGGAGATCCCGCACATGGGTGGTGCGGTGACGGGGATGAGTCACGCGGAGATCGTCTACGACGGTGTCCGCGTGCCCGAGGAGAACCTCCTCGGCCGCGAGAACGCCGGGTTCCACCACGCACAGCAGCGACTCGGTCCGGCACGACTCACGCACTGTATGCGCTACGCCGGGCTCGCGGAGCGGGCCCTCGACGTGGCCGTGGCGTACGCCAGCGAGCGGCGGGCGTTCGACGGCCCGCTCGCCGAGAAGCAGTCGCTCCGGTTCGACGTGGCAGAGGCCCACACGGATCTCCACGCCGTCCGGACGATGGTCCGGGACGCCGCCGACCGGATCGCCGCGGGCGAGGAGGCGCGCCACCGCGTCGCGATGGCGAAGCTGTTCGCGGCGAACGCGGTCCAAGACGCCGTCGACACCGCGGTCCAGATCTGCGGCGGCAACGGGATCGGGAAGGACCTGCCGCTGGCGGACTTCTTCCAGGCCGCTCGGCAGTTCCGACTCGTCGACGGCGCCGACGAGGTCCACAAGCGCGTGATCGCCCGCGCCGCCTTCGACGACCCCGACACGGACGAACTCGCCCCGCTGACCCGGTTCGGCGAGCCGAACGGGGACTGA
- a CDS encoding NTP transferase domain-containing protein: protein MDALVMCGGRGTRLDADREKPLVRVAGVPMVDRVVDAVCGSDCDRVVAAVSPHTQATAAHLREREAVAVVETPGEGYVSDLLAALDHVETPALTVAADLPLLGPDVIDDVVAAADGSTTVHVPAVSKARLGVSVDSLAGDYDADAVGGSDGTVGGGDGPADEDRGSDGGDGAAGDDGGSDGGDETATPVSQSLPRTRVPADAWAPTGVNVVADDEDTVLRRWDTRLAVNVNRRRDLAVAAELLAAERADSG, encoded by the coding sequence GTGGACGCTCTCGTGATGTGTGGCGGGCGTGGGACGCGACTCGACGCGGACCGCGAGAAGCCGCTCGTGCGTGTCGCGGGCGTCCCGATGGTCGACCGGGTCGTCGACGCCGTGTGCGGGAGCGACTGCGACCGGGTCGTCGCCGCCGTCTCGCCACACACCCAGGCGACGGCCGCTCACCTCCGCGAGCGGGAGGCTGTCGCGGTGGTCGAGACGCCCGGCGAGGGGTACGTCTCGGACCTGCTCGCGGCGCTCGACCACGTCGAGACGCCAGCACTCACGGTCGCGGCCGACCTCCCGCTGCTCGGGCCAGACGTGATCGACGACGTGGTCGCGGCCGCCGACGGCTCGACGACGGTCCACGTCCCGGCCGTGTCGAAGGCGCGACTCGGCGTCAGTGTCGACTCGTTGGCCGGGGACTACGACGCCGACGCGGTCGGCGGCAGCGACGGGACGGTCGGCGGTGGCGACGGGCCGGCCGACGAGGACAGAGGGAGCGACGGTGGCGACGGGGCGGCCGGCGACGACGGAGGGAGCGACGGTGGCGACGAGACGGCGACCCCGGTGTCACAGTCCCTACCGCGAACGCGTGTCCCGGCGGACGCGTGGGCACCGACCGGCGTGAACGTCGTCGCGGACGACGAGGACACGGTGCTCCGGCGGTGGGACACCCGACTGGCGGTGAACGTCAACCGGCGACGCGACCTGGCGGTCGCGGCGGAGTTGCTCGCCGCCGAGCGCGCCGACAGCGGGTGA
- a CDS encoding adenosylcobinamide amidohydrolase gives MLRIGRPGTRWLSTGYDGGTSRADAVYNVTVPEGWSERDLRAYARDRVREARVETAADLDAEADGTGVGDTETVEATPVDGETPETGAGDGQTAETGAGDARTPVLFTGVAQRHARVARRGSVAAVVTAGVSNPAALPQPDHDAASSRLRGDGETDHDELVGGGETRDHDGTVNVVVVTERSLAAGAAANLVAVAAEAKAATLLATVGVPGTTSDAVVVGSDPDGERAAFSGSATPVGAATRACVRDALRASLASRYADGPGEPPASVADAAHGVVTDERAAVSAVSAVDTE, from the coding sequence GTGCTCCGGATCGGACGACCGGGGACGCGGTGGCTCTCGACCGGCTACGACGGCGGCACGTCCCGCGCAGACGCGGTGTACAACGTGACCGTCCCCGAGGGGTGGTCGGAACGTGATCTACGTGCGTACGCACGCGACCGAGTGCGCGAAGCCCGCGTCGAGACGGCGGCGGATCTCGACGCCGAGGCGGACGGGACGGGAGTGGGCGACACCGAGACGGTCGAAGCGACACCCGTCGACGGCGAGACGCCCGAGACGGGAGCAGGCGACGGCCAGACGGCCGAGACGGGGGCAGGCGACGCCCGGACGCCGGTGCTGTTCACCGGCGTCGCGCAGCGCCACGCGCGAGTCGCCCGGCGTGGCTCCGTCGCCGCCGTCGTCACGGCGGGTGTCTCCAACCCGGCGGCGCTCCCGCAGCCGGACCACGACGCCGCGTCCTCGCGACTGCGAGGAGACGGGGAGACGGACCACGACGAGCTGGTCGGTGGTGGGGAGACGAGAGACCACGACGGGACGGTGAACGTCGTCGTGGTCACGGAGCGGTCGCTGGCGGCGGGGGCGGCGGCGAACCTCGTCGCGGTGGCGGCGGAGGCGAAGGCGGCGACGCTACTCGCGACGGTCGGCGTCCCGGGTACCACCTCCGACGCGGTCGTCGTCGGCTCGGACCCGGACGGCGAGCGGGCGGCGTTCTCCGGGAGCGCGACGCCGGTCGGGGCGGCGACTCGTGCCTGTGTCCGGGACGCACTCCGCGCGAGCCTGGCGAGTCGCTACGCGGACGGCCCCGGCGAGCCACCCGCGTCCGTCGCGGACGCCGCACACGGCGTCGTCACCGACGAGCGAGCGGCCGTCTCGGCAGTCTCGGCGGTCGACACGGAGTGA
- a CDS encoding adenosylcobinamide-GDP ribazoletransferase has product MIDAVRGAVGFLTRVPVGHSERAWRALTRSPWAFPVVGYPLGLLVAVPVAAAPALSLPPVTGATAGLALLLATTGITHLDGVADLGDAAVVHGDAADRLAVLEDTTLGVGGAVAVGVALLGLWSGFAAAARRPVVVAVTLVVAAEVGARAATATTVCLGTAAHEGLGSQFADASGPRGVVPVLAAVTPLWLLPLVATLPTAGAPDGGLSGVVGVAPAGLLALVSGVLAGAAVAVVVGLRLADRLLGGVTGDVFGAVNELARVLGLHVGVVAWTLS; this is encoded by the coding sequence GTGATCGACGCGGTTCGCGGTGCGGTCGGGTTCCTCACCCGCGTCCCGGTCGGTCACTCCGAACGCGCGTGGCGGGCCCTCACCCGGTCGCCGTGGGCGTTCCCGGTGGTCGGCTACCCGCTCGGTCTCCTCGTCGCCGTGCCGGTCGCCGCGGCGCCGGCGCTGTCGCTCCCGCCCGTCACCGGCGCGACCGCGGGACTGGCGCTGTTGCTCGCGACGACGGGGATCACGCACCTCGACGGCGTCGCGGACCTCGGCGACGCGGCGGTGGTCCACGGCGACGCCGCCGACCGACTGGCGGTGCTGGAGGACACGACACTCGGCGTCGGCGGCGCGGTCGCAGTCGGCGTGGCGCTGCTCGGGCTCTGGAGCGGGTTCGCCGCGGCGGCGCGTCGCCCGGTCGTCGTCGCGGTCACCCTGGTCGTCGCGGCGGAGGTCGGCGCACGAGCCGCGACGGCGACGACCGTGTGTCTCGGCACCGCCGCCCACGAGGGGCTCGGGTCGCAGTTCGCGGACGCGTCGGGGCCACGCGGGGTGGTCCCCGTCCTCGCGGCGGTGACGCCGCTCTGGCTCCTCCCCCTGGTCGCGACGCTACCCACGGCTGGGGCTCCCGACGGCGGTCTCTCCGGGGTGGTCGGCGTCGCTCCGGCGGGGCTCCTCGCCCTCGTGAGTGGCGTGCTCGCCGGTGCGGCGGTCGCCGTGGTCGTCGGACTCCGACTCGCCGACCGACTCCTCGGCGGGGTGACCGGCGACGTGTTCGGGGCGGTGAACGAACTCGCGCGAGTGCTCGGACTCCACGTGGGGGTGGTGGCGTGGACGCTCTCGTGA
- a CDS encoding CobD/CbiB family cobalamin biosynthesis protein has translation MSLVATAALLVAAGLDAAVGEPPARVHPVALFGRVVAPVDRAWGHPLTVGVVVAVVAPLIAAGLAGGVVLATAWLASAGVAGSDGDAVVVTAAAALAAGLVVFVTTSLRLLLAEARAVIAATTTDLDAARTRLRSLAGRDASELSAGAVRSAAVESVAENLADGLVAPLTGFVLGVVGWTVVGPAVAGTPSAGLSSWPITPQGVTTVSPPVIGLAVGAAAATWVKGVNTLDSMLGYRSKRVGTPSARLDDAVMWLPARLATVLVAVAAGAPGAVRAARRHADTPDSPNSGWPMATLAAVLGVRLRKPETYELPYGDDLPSPAAARHGVRVAAVAGVASYAVAAVTLLATVAATEVGG, from the coding sequence GTGAGCCTCGTCGCGACCGCTGCACTCCTCGTCGCCGCGGGACTCGACGCGGCGGTCGGTGAGCCGCCGGCTCGCGTCCACCCGGTCGCGCTGTTCGGGCGTGTGGTCGCGCCGGTCGACAGAGCGTGGGGACACCCGCTTACGGTCGGGGTCGTCGTCGCGGTGGTCGCCCCGCTGATCGCTGCGGGGCTCGCCGGGGGAGTCGTCCTCGCGACCGCGTGGCTCGCGAGTGCGGGTGTCGCCGGCTCGGACGGCGACGCGGTGGTCGTGACCGCGGCTGCGGCGCTCGCCGCTGGTCTGGTGGTGTTCGTGACGACGAGTCTCCGTCTGTTGCTCGCGGAGGCGCGTGCCGTGATCGCGGCGACGACGACGGACCTCGACGCGGCACGGACCAGACTGCGGTCGCTGGCGGGGCGTGACGCGAGCGAGCTCTCGGCGGGTGCAGTTCGGAGTGCCGCCGTCGAGAGCGTCGCGGAGAACCTCGCCGACGGGCTGGTCGCGCCACTGACGGGGTTCGTCCTCGGCGTCGTCGGCTGGACGGTGGTCGGGCCGGCGGTCGCGGGCACGCCCTCCGCCGGTCTCTCGTCGTGGCCGATCACGCCGCAGGGGGTGACCACCGTCTCACCTCCGGTGATCGGTCTCGCGGTGGGTGCGGCGGCGGCGACGTGGGTGAAGGGCGTGAACACGCTCGACTCGATGCTGGGCTACCGGTCGAAACGCGTCGGGACACCCAGCGCCAGACTCGACGACGCGGTGATGTGGCTGCCGGCGCGGCTCGCGACCGTGCTGGTGGCCGTCGCCGCCGGCGCCCCCGGCGCGGTGCGCGCCGCGCGGCGCCACGCCGACACGCCCGACTCGCCGAACTCCGGATGGCCGATGGCGACGCTGGCGGCCGTCCTCGGGGTTCGCCTCCGGAAGCCTGAGACGTACGAACTGCCGTACGGCGACGACCTCCCCTCGCCGGCCGCGGCCCGCCACGGTGTCCGGGTCGCGGCGGTCGCCGGGGTCGCCAGTTACGCCGTGGCGGCGGTGACCCTCCTCGCGACCGTCGCCGCGACGGAGGTGGGCGGGTGA
- a CDS encoding COG1361 S-layer family protein — MQRSLAPVLTVLLLAAAIPAGSAPAAADGLVSVSTTVGPSQPVPEEEFTITANLSSTEDSSSTYKFLEAEVREGREKGDELVSRTDLTGELRPGTTRELAVDAQLNESGTHTVFLHVEARDTDGDRRRIVQPVTVEVIQGHPQVAVDTDPAAPGEPRTMRVTLSNGLDTSVSNVELVAASDAADISESRRVAATLASGGEQTFEYTVRPEENAVLPVDVRVRYTTDGERRDVEYTLDADFSPADEPSEHPQLEVNVPTALPGSSRPVNVTVANGLDEDVRQVSVTVSSDQATFDTTERVRATMTAGQTARFSFPATVDEAGRYPVTVTLRYTDENGRQQVSRTFQGNFDEPTNPGRVTLTGVDAVARGGTLELSATASNVGSDDVSSVVVSIPGSGPATGTDYFVGSVEASDFASFTLSTGVTGNLSSVPVEVTYTVEGMERSYTTEVPVTQVDTRPRRDANSGGGLPIVPIAVGGVVVILLIVAVRIRG, encoded by the coding sequence ATGCAACGCAGTCTCGCTCCCGTGTTGACCGTTCTGTTACTGGCAGCGGCGATTCCGGCGGGCTCGGCCCCCGCGGCGGCCGACGGACTCGTCTCCGTCTCGACGACCGTCGGGCCGTCACAGCCAGTCCCCGAGGAAGAGTTCACGATCACCGCGAACCTCTCGAGCACCGAGGACTCCTCGAGTACCTACAAGTTCCTCGAAGCGGAGGTCCGCGAGGGACGCGAGAAGGGTGACGAACTCGTCTCGCGGACGGACCTCACCGGCGAGTTGCGTCCCGGGACGACCCGCGAGCTCGCCGTCGACGCACAGCTCAACGAGTCCGGGACACACACCGTGTTCCTCCACGTCGAGGCACGAGACACGGACGGCGACCGGAGACGGATCGTCCAGCCGGTGACCGTCGAGGTGATCCAGGGTCACCCGCAGGTGGCCGTCGACACCGATCCGGCCGCGCCCGGGGAGCCGCGGACGATGCGCGTGACGCTGTCGAACGGACTCGACACGTCGGTGTCGAACGTCGAGTTGGTGGCGGCGAGTGACGCCGCCGACATCTCGGAGTCGCGGCGCGTCGCCGCGACGCTCGCCAGCGGCGGCGAGCAGACGTTCGAGTACACCGTGCGCCCCGAGGAGAACGCCGTGTTGCCGGTCGACGTCCGCGTGCGGTACACCACGGACGGCGAGCGTCGCGACGTCGAGTACACGCTCGACGCGGACTTCTCGCCGGCCGACGAGCCGAGCGAACACCCGCAACTGGAGGTGAACGTCCCCACCGCGCTGCCCGGGTCGAGTCGCCCCGTGAACGTCACCGTCGCGAACGGTCTCGACGAGGACGTCCGACAGGTCTCGGTCACCGTCAGTAGCGACCAGGCGACGTTCGACACGACGGAACGTGTCCGGGCGACGATGACCGCCGGCCAGACGGCGCGCTTCTCGTTCCCCGCGACCGTCGACGAGGCCGGCCGGTACCCGGTGACGGTGACGCTCCGGTACACGGACGAGAACGGCCGTCAGCAGGTGAGTCGCACGTTCCAGGGGAACTTCGACGAGCCGACGAACCCCGGTCGCGTGACGCTCACCGGCGTCGACGCCGTCGCACGCGGCGGGACGCTGGAACTGTCGGCGACGGCGAGTAACGTCGGGTCGGACGACGTGTCGTCGGTCGTCGTCTCGATCCCGGGCTCCGGCCCGGCGACCGGCACCGACTACTTCGTCGGCAGCGTGGAGGCGAGTGACTTCGCCTCGTTCACGCTCTCGACGGGTGTGACCGGGAACCTCTCCAGTGTGCCCGTCGAAGTGACCTACACCGTGGAGGGCATGGAGCGATCGTACACCACCGAGGTGCCGGTCACGCAGGTAGACACCCGACCCCGTCGCGACGCCAACAGTGGCGGTGGGCTCCCGATCGTGCCGATCGCAGTCGGGGGCGTCGTGGTGATCCTCCTGATCGTCGCCGTGCGGATCAGGGGGTGA
- a CDS encoding aminotransferase class I/II-fold pyridoxal phosphate-dependent enzyme has protein sequence MHAAGVRDVERVPHGGADDPELLDFSANTNPETPPGTREVYTEALDAARGYPDDAYPAFRAAAADFVDCAPEQVVQTPGGLAGLRLALATRVGPGDTVLVPSPSFGEYAREVRLQGATPVSVPHESVVDADPTDHAAAILCRPNNPTGDAHRPGRVREFAARCRAAETELLVDEAFLGFTDHASLAGEEGVVVARALTKLFGLPGLRAGFLVATDERRDDLATARRAWNLSTPAARVGTHALRASEFVAATRERVRSERARLAAALDEPFDVYRPDAPGLEAVAAPFLLCRLPSGDVDGVVSGFRERGIAVRDARSFRGLERHVRVAVRTPEANDRLIEAARAVAASPTDRDE, from the coding sequence ATGCACGCAGCGGGGGTGCGGGACGTAGAGCGCGTCCCACACGGCGGGGCGGACGATCCGGAGTTACTCGACTTCTCGGCGAACACGAACCCGGAGACGCCGCCGGGGACCCGCGAGGTGTACACGGAGGCGCTCGACGCGGCTCGTGGCTACCCGGACGACGCCTACCCCGCCTTCCGCGCGGCCGCGGCCGACTTCGTCGACTGTGCGCCCGAACAGGTGGTCCAGACGCCCGGCGGACTCGCCGGCCTCCGGCTCGCGCTCGCCACCCGCGTCGGTCCGGGCGACACCGTGCTCGTCCCGTCGCCGAGCTTCGGCGAGTACGCCCGCGAGGTCCGACTCCAGGGAGCCACGCCGGTGTCGGTGCCACACGAGTCCGTCGTCGACGCCGACCCGACGGACCACGCGGCGGCGATCCTCTGTCGCCCAAACAACCCCACCGGCGACGCACACCGGCCCGGTCGTGTGCGGGAGTTCGCCGCCCGCTGTCGCGCGGCGGAGACGGAACTGCTCGTCGACGAGGCGTTCCTCGGGTTCACCGACCACGCGTCGCTGGCCGGCGAGGAGGGCGTCGTCGTGGCGCGGGCCCTGACGAAACTGTTCGGGCTCCCTGGGCTCAGAGCCGGCTTCCTCGTCGCGACGGACGAGCGGCGCGACGACCTCGCGACGGCGCGGCGCGCCTGGAACCTCTCGACACCCGCGGCACGCGTCGGCACCCACGCGCTCCGGGCCTCGGAGTTCGTCGCCGCCACCCGCGAGCGCGTCCGCAGCGAGCGGGCTCGTCTCGCCGCGGCGCTCGACGAGCCGTTCGACGTGTACCGCCCGGACGCGCCTGGGCTGGAGGCCGTCGCGGCGCCGTTCCTGCTGTGTCGACTCCCCTCGGGCGACGTGGACGGGGTCGTCTCGGGGTTCCGCGAGCGGGGAATTGCCGTCCGCGACGCGCGGAGTTTCCGCGGGTTGGAGCGACACGTCCGTGTCGCCGTCCGCACCCCCGAGGCGAACGACCGACTGATCGAGGCGGCGCGCGCCGTCGCGGCGAGCCCGACCGACCGTGACGAGTGA
- a CDS encoding DUF5786 family protein, with protein sequence MGFGSYDESEQERQQSDGGPGDEATVNVHENDHDGDVSFETEESTSDLVSKLQDMKDEDDED encoded by the coding sequence ATGGGATTCGGTAGCTACGACGAGTCCGAGCAAGAACGGCAGCAGTCCGACGGTGGCCCGGGCGACGAGGCGACCGTGAACGTCCACGAGAACGACCACGACGGCGACGTGAGCTTCGAGACCGAGGAGTCCACCTCGGACCTGGTCTCGAAGCTCCAAGACATGAAAGACGAAGACGACGAGGACTGA